One segment of Pseudomonas asgharzadehiana DNA contains the following:
- a CDS encoding ParD-like family protein: MGIVKITDQLHEQLRLASAAMDRSINAQAEFWIKIGLLAELNPHLPYNELINKLLLDKPDLIRGRS; this comes from the coding sequence ATGGGCATCGTCAAGATCACCGACCAATTACACGAACAACTGCGCCTGGCCAGCGCCGCGATGGACCGTTCCATCAACGCCCAGGCCGAGTTCTGGATCAAGATCGGCCTGCTCGCCGAACTCAATCCCCACCTGCCCTACAACGAACTGATCAACAAACTGTTGCTCGATAAACCCGACTTGATCCGGGGGCGCAGTTGA
- the ilvA gene encoding threonine ammonia-lyase, biosynthetic produces the protein MSAQPHDTGLLEHYVKKILAAPVYDLAVRTPLQAAPALSVLLGNKVLLKREDLQPTFSFKIRGAYNKLMQLTAEQKARGVVTASAGNHAQGVALAARELGIRARIVMPCSTPELKVLGVRSRGADAVLHGESFPFALAHALQLADTSGCTFVSPFDDPDVIAGQGTVAMEILRQQQGALDAIFVPVGGGGLIAGIAAYVKYLRPEVRIVGVESEGSSCLLAALRAGERVVLPGVDGFADGTAVAQIGAHGFEICRHWVDEVITVSNDELCSAIKLIYDDTRSITEPSGALAVAGIRKYVAERGVREQTLVAVNSGANINFDSLRHVAERVAARAAV, from the coding sequence ATGAGCGCCCAACCCCACGACACGGGACTGCTTGAACATTACGTAAAAAAGATCCTCGCCGCCCCGGTCTACGACCTGGCGGTGCGCACGCCGCTGCAAGCGGCACCGGCGTTGTCGGTGTTGCTTGGTAACAAGGTGCTGCTCAAGCGCGAAGACCTGCAACCGACGTTCTCCTTCAAGATCCGTGGCGCCTACAACAAGTTGATGCAACTCACCGCCGAGCAAAAGGCCCGGGGCGTGGTAACGGCGTCGGCGGGTAATCATGCGCAAGGCGTGGCGCTGGCGGCGCGAGAGTTGGGGATTCGCGCGCGCATCGTCATGCCGTGCAGCACGCCGGAACTCAAAGTGCTGGGCGTGCGCTCCCGAGGGGCCGACGCGGTGTTGCATGGTGAGAGCTTTCCGTTTGCCTTGGCCCATGCGCTGCAGTTGGCCGATACATCGGGCTGCACCTTCGTTTCGCCGTTCGACGACCCGGACGTCATCGCCGGCCAAGGCACCGTGGCCATGGAAATCCTGCGCCAGCAGCAAGGTGCGCTGGACGCGATCTTCGTGCCGGTGGGCGGGGGCGGCCTGATCGCCGGGATTGCGGCGTATGTCAAATACCTGCGCCCTGAAGTGCGCATCGTCGGCGTCGAATCCGAAGGCTCCAGTTGCCTGCTGGCTGCGCTGCGCGCCGGGGAGCGCGTGGTGTTGCCCGGTGTCGACGGTTTTGCCGATGGCACGGCGGTCGCGCAGATCGGCGCCCATGGCTTTGAGATCTGCCGGCACTGGGTGGATGAGGTCATCACCGTGAGCAACGACGAACTGTGCAGCGCCATCAAGCTGATCTACGACGATACCCGCTCTATCACCGAACCTTCCGGTGCACTGGCGGTGGCGGGCATCCGCAAATATGTGGCTGAACGCGGCGTGCGCGAACAGACCCTGGTGGCGGTTAATTCCGGGGCGAATATCAACTTCGATAGTTTGCGACATGTTGCTGAAAGAGTGGCGGCCCGCGCAGCTGTTTAA
- a CDS encoding carbohydrate kinase family protein: protein MYLVCGEALFDFFSEEDASGLASKLNYKAIAGGSPFNVAVGLRRLGIEAGFFAGISNDYLGRRLLQVLKDEGVSEQFLVEFVAPTTLAMVAVGANGSPQYSFRGEGCADRQLQVAHLPTLGDDVRGVHIGSFSLVVQPIGDTLLNLVKRESGKRLISLDPNVRLNPQPDIQRWRDRVAELVQHADLIKVSDEDLHLLYPGQAPESVLQGWLQHRCQLVFLTRGGDGASVFSRQHGNWSAPAVKVQMADTVGAGDTFQAALIAWLTEQRLDSVEGLQQLTRAQIDAMLGFAIRAAALTCTKTGPDLPYRRQLG, encoded by the coding sequence ATGTATCTGGTGTGTGGTGAAGCGCTGTTTGATTTCTTCAGCGAGGAGGACGCCAGCGGGCTGGCATCCAAGCTCAATTACAAGGCGATTGCCGGCGGCTCGCCGTTCAACGTGGCGGTGGGCCTGCGCCGCCTGGGCATCGAGGCCGGATTTTTCGCCGGTATCTCCAACGATTACCTGGGGCGTCGGCTGTTGCAGGTGCTCAAGGACGAAGGGGTGAGCGAGCAGTTCCTGGTGGAGTTCGTCGCGCCGACCACCCTGGCGATGGTCGCCGTGGGCGCCAATGGTTCGCCGCAATACAGCTTTCGCGGCGAAGGCTGCGCCGACCGGCAACTGCAAGTGGCGCATCTGCCCACGCTGGGCGATGACGTTCGCGGTGTGCATATCGGCTCGTTCTCGCTGGTGGTGCAGCCGATCGGCGATACGCTGCTCAACCTGGTCAAGCGTGAAAGCGGCAAGCGCCTGATCAGCCTCGACCCCAATGTGCGGCTCAACCCGCAACCGGACATCCAGCGGTGGCGCGACCGCGTCGCGGAACTGGTCCAGCATGCCGACCTGATCAAAGTCAGCGACGAAGACTTGCACCTGCTCTACCCCGGCCAGGCGCCGGAAAGCGTGCTGCAAGGCTGGCTGCAGCACCGTTGCCAATTGGTGTTCCTGACCCGTGGCGGCGATGGCGCCAGCGTGTTCAGCCGCCAGCATGGCAACTGGTCCGCACCGGCGGTCAAGGTGCAGATGGCGGATACGGTGGGCGCCGGGGATACCTTCCAGGCCGCGTTGATTGCCTGGCTGACCGAGCAACGGTTGGATTCGGTAGAGGGTCTGCAACAGCTCACGCGCGCGCAGATCGACGCCATGCTGGGCTTCGCCATCCGTGCCGCGGCCTTGACCTGCACCAAGACCGGGCCGGACTTGCCGTACCGCCGACAGTTGGGCTGA
- a CDS encoding DUF2790 domain-containing protein, giving the protein MKLRTLMLAGALALAATCGLAQADDQKPVPYQYGMPMNIKHVIAMNETPTDECKVIDADIKFVDKAGKIEDVGYRKLSEACSLQN; this is encoded by the coding sequence ATGAAATTGCGCACTTTGATGCTCGCCGGCGCCCTGGCGCTGGCGGCAACCTGCGGCCTGGCCCAGGCCGACGATCAGAAACCGGTGCCGTACCAGTACGGCATGCCGATGAATATCAAGCATGTAATTGCCATGAACGAAACGCCGACAGACGAATGCAAGGTCATCGATGCCGATATCAAGTTCGTGGACAAGGCCGGGAAAATCGAAGATGTGGGTTATCGAAAACTGTCCGAGGCGTGCAGCTTGCAGAATTGA
- the xylB gene encoding xylulokinase has translation MTQQNLFLGIDCGTQGTKAIVLDASSGKVLGLGAAAHTLISGANGRREQHAHEWLDAFTEATHRALQQAGVDGQDILGIGVSGQQHGLVLLDEQGQVLRPAKLWCDTETTPENERLLQHLGGESGSLERLGVAIAPGYTVSKLLWTREQHPDLFARIAHVLLPHDYLNYWLTGRAVAEYGDASGTGYFNVRSREWDVALLRHIDPSGRLEAALPELIEADQAVGTILPAIAERLGINPNARVASGGGDNMMGAIGTGNIAPGVITMSLGSSGTVYAFADQPNVSPQASVATFCSSSGGWLPLICTMNLTNATSVIRELFELDLNTFNALVEQAPIGADGVSMLPFLNGERVPALPHATGSLHGLTMTNLTRANLCRAVVEGTTFGLRYGLDLLRQTGLQSLRIRLIGGGSKSPVWRQMVADIMNTEVICTEQSEAAALGAAIQAAWSQSGEPLSSLCDKCVSVDPTSRTLPVAANVSAYQQAYERYQQLVATL, from the coding sequence ATGACCCAGCAAAACCTGTTCCTCGGCATCGACTGCGGCACCCAGGGCACCAAGGCCATCGTCCTCGATGCTTCCAGCGGCAAGGTCCTTGGCCTGGGCGCCGCCGCGCATACATTGATCAGCGGCGCCAATGGGCGGCGTGAACAGCATGCCCATGAGTGGCTGGACGCGTTCACCGAGGCCACCCATCGCGCCCTGCAACAGGCCGGCGTGGATGGCCAGGATATTCTCGGCATCGGCGTTTCCGGCCAGCAGCACGGGCTGGTTCTGCTTGATGAGCAGGGCCAGGTGCTGCGCCCGGCCAAACTGTGGTGCGACACCGAAACCACGCCCGAGAACGAGCGGCTGCTGCAACACCTGGGCGGCGAAAGCGGTTCCCTGGAGCGCCTCGGCGTGGCCATCGCGCCGGGCTACACCGTGTCCAAACTGCTGTGGACCCGCGAACAGCACCCGGACCTCTTCGCGCGCATCGCCCATGTGCTGCTGCCCCACGACTACCTCAACTATTGGCTGACCGGCCGCGCTGTCGCCGAATACGGCGATGCGTCGGGCACCGGCTATTTCAATGTGCGCAGCCGTGAATGGGATGTGGCGTTGCTCCGGCACATCGACCCGAGCGGTCGCCTGGAGGCGGCGTTACCCGAGCTGATCGAAGCCGATCAGGCCGTGGGTACCATCCTACCGGCCATCGCCGAACGCCTGGGCATCAACCCCAACGCCAGGGTCGCCAGCGGCGGCGGCGACAACATGATGGGCGCCATCGGCACCGGCAATATCGCACCGGGCGTGATCACCATGAGCCTGGGGTCGTCCGGCACGGTCTACGCGTTCGCCGACCAACCCAACGTGAGCCCCCAGGCGTCGGTGGCGACGTTCTGCTCCTCCAGCGGCGGTTGGTTGCCGTTGATCTGCACCATGAACCTGACCAATGCCACCAGCGTTATCCGCGAGTTGTTCGAACTCGACCTGAACACCTTCAACGCTTTGGTCGAGCAAGCGCCGATTGGCGCAGACGGCGTCAGCATGCTGCCGTTTCTCAACGGCGAGCGCGTACCCGCCCTGCCCCACGCCACCGGCAGCCTGCATGGCCTGACCATGACCAACCTGACCCGCGCCAACCTGTGCCGCGCCGTGGTCGAAGGCACCACGTTCGGCCTGCGCTACGGCCTCGACCTGCTGCGCCAGACCGGCCTGCAAAGCCTGCGCATCCGCCTGATCGGCGGCGGCTCGAAAAGCCCGGTATGGCGGCAGATGGTCGCCGATATCATGAACACCGAAGTGATCTGCACCGAACAAAGCGAAGCCGCCGCCCTGGGCGCGGCGATCCAGGCGGCGTGGAGCCAGTCCGGCGAGCCCCTGAGCAGCCTGTGCGACAAATGCGTGAGCGTGGACCCCACCAGCCGCACCCTGCCGGTGGCGGCCAATGTCAGCGCCTATCAACAGGCTTACGAACGTTATCAACAGCTAGTGGCAACCCTTTAA
- a CDS encoding DUF1652 domain-containing protein → MLSELELRSIIEGSFLPKRCECTKAEDASLTIKVYDDRDRDRVDLEVKGINADKLDSSRAICNLITGLREDLKQTHTPVLQRAGGRAYYS, encoded by the coding sequence ATGCTTTCGGAACTGGAACTACGCAGCATTATTGAAGGAAGTTTCCTGCCCAAACGGTGCGAATGCACCAAAGCCGAAGATGCTTCGCTGACGATCAAAGTTTATGACGACCGCGACCGTGACCGGGTGGATTTGGAAGTCAAGGGTATCAACGCGGACAAACTCGACAGCAGTCGAGCCATTTGCAACCTGATTACCGGGTTGCGTGAAGACCTTAAACAAACGCACACGCCAGTCCTGCAACGAGCAGGAGGGCGCGCTTACTACTCGTGA